TTGATTAATTATTATAATAAAGAAAAATAAAAGATAAAGGTGTTGAAAGAGAGTAGTAGGTATAGTTTTAAGAGAGCTGATGTTTGCTGAAAATCAGCATTGTACTGAACTCGCTCTGGAGCCCAATTAGTGAAGCTTAGTAATTAATTGCGTTTTCTGCGTTAAAGAGTTTGAGTGGATAGAAATTGTTTATTTCTATCTATTAGGGTGGTACCACGGGAATCAAACCTCGTCCCTGTTAATTCAGGAGCGAGGTTTTTTTAATTTTATAAGAAAATTTCATACAAAATAAGGAGGTAGAATTAAGTGAAAGGATTTTATGATTATAATGATTCAGAAAAAAAGTGGCATGATTTTTGGGAAGAAAAGGGACTTCATGAAGCCAAAGGTGATGAAAGAGAGAAATATTATGCTCTAGAAATGTTCCCCTATCCTTCAGGAGATTTACATATGGGACATGTTAGAGTTTATTCCATTGGAGATGTTATTGCTCGCTACCAGAGAATGCAGGGTAAAGATGTTCTTCATCCAATGGGTTTTGACTCATTTGGATTACCTGCTGAAAATGCAGCAATCAAACATGGAAATATTCATCCACAGGAATGGACCTGGGATAATATAGAAAGAATGAGAAAACAACTTAAAGAATTAGGTTTAAGTTATGACTGGAATCGTGAAGTTGTTACTGCCAGTAAAGACTATTATGAATGGAATCAATGGTTGTTTTTGAAAATGTATGAAAAAGGACTTGCTTATAAAGATGAATCAGCTGTAAATTGGTGTCCAAGTTGTGAAAC
This sequence is a window from Halanaerobiales bacterium. Protein-coding genes within it:
- a CDS encoding class I tRNA ligase family protein, yielding MKGFYDYNDSEKKWHDFWEEKGLHEAKGDEREKYYALEMFPYPSGDLHMGHVRVYSIGDVIARYQRMQGKDVLHPMGFDSFGLPAENAAIKHGNIHPQEWTWDNIERMRKQLKELGLSYDWNREVVTASKDYYEWNQWLFLKMYEKGLAYKDESAVNWCPSCET